In Zymoseptoria tritici IPO323 chromosome 7, whole genome shotgun sequence, a single genomic region encodes these proteins:
- a CDS encoding putative acyltransferase (Putative acyltransferase 3. Predicted signal peptide. Predicted membrane localization.) produces the protein TAYLDGMRGLVALLVFVRHFSLPWQPHLDYGYGQYGSYHGLLRLPFLRILFAGPWVPMMFVVSGYVLSAKPLKLARNEAWQGLFLSMASSTFRRAIRLFLPPVVSTCAVMLIVHLGGFSFDYELMPGRNPEHPAALDSVGAQLGDWCHFVLYELTNPWDWHQRQLMAYGPHLWTIPIAFQGTLVVFLACLGLARTRPRMRAVSLGLGIVWSELCGRKYIAPFLGGTLIRELSFSKQAASGPGGAKEHTTGSMVRSSFAYIGLMFGLFLGSFPRFNDHGRACTFGWKLLCDITPNYRFWHGIAAFCVLLAIDQDRTLQRPFEHRIIQYMGTISFSFYIVHEPFLHVVAFYLPGFFWTWIGQEGWLRYQCGFAMGMLASLFILVWIADVF, from the coding sequence ACCGCCTACCTGGACGGTATGCGAGGTCTTGTTGCTCTTCTCGTCTTTGTTCGCCACTTTTCACTACCGTGGCAGCCACATCTGGACTATGGATACGGCCAGTATGGCTCCTACCATGGACTTCTTCGCTTACCGTTCCTCCGGATCTTGTTCGCGGGACCATGGGTACCAATGATGTTTGTGGTCTCTGGATACGTCTTGTCGGCAAAGCCGCTAAAGCTCGCTCGAAACGAAGCATGGCAGGGTCTCTTCCTTTCGATGGCGAGCTCGACCTTCCGACGGGCCATTCGGTTGTTTTTACCGCCGGTCGTTTCGACATGTGCAGTCATGCTGATTGTGCATCTCGGCGGTTTTAGCTTCGATTATGAACTGATGCCTGGTCGAAACCCCGAACATCCTGCAGCTCTGGATTCCGTTGGCGCTCAACTTGGGGACTGGTGTCACTTCGTGCTCTACGAGCTCACCAATCCTTGGGATTGGCACCAGCGGCAGCTTATGGCGTATGGTCCTCACCTTTGGACCATTCCTATCGCATTTCAGGGAACGCTCGTCGTTTTTCTGGCGTGTCTTGGCCTTGCCCGAACTAGACCTCGGATGAGGGCAGTGTCCTTGGGCTTGGGCATTGTATGGAGCGAACTATGCGGCAGAAAATACATCGCACCATTTCTTGGCGGCACGTTGATTCGCGAGTTGAGCTTCTCCAAACAGGCCGCCAGCGGACCAGGTGGAGCCAAGGAGCATACAACAGGTTCGATGGTCAGGTCCTCGTTCGCATATATCGGACTCATGTTCGGCCTCTTTTTGGGATCCTTTCCGCGGTTCAATGACCATGGCCGAGCTTGCACATTTGGGTGGAAGCTACTATGCGATATCACCCCGAATTATCGCTTCTGGCACGGAATTGCTGCCTTCTGTGTCTTGCTTGCGATTGATCAGGATCGCACGCTGCAACGACCTTTCGAACATCGGATTATTCAGTACATGGGAACTATCTCATTCTCGTTCTACATCGTGCACGAGCCGTTCCTTCACGTGGTAGCGTTTTACCTACCTGGGTTTTTCTGGACCTGGATTGGTCAGGAGGGTTGGCTAAGGTATCAATGTGGGTTCGCAATGGGAATGCTTGCCAGTCTTTTCATTTTGGTATGGATTGCCGATGTGTTC